From a single Bacteroidota bacterium genomic region:
- a CDS encoding oligosaccharide flippase family protein, translated as MSSHRVTRGFAWNHLYKMVEYGGMSLYSILVVRKFGPELGGNYAVYCSICTTLAILAAFAVDGVLLRYLPRIARGESQYGEKKIEGVRPFLIEMLAFRLMVTLVISILVAVALGVVPEYVPSFAASLGNLRTLWPYLMIFLFGQVGVAFSTFTLIGLLEVKWIFFASLVTRGLMLAGGVVMVFTNHLTLEGAVALFAIAPVLNAVLLLPWVHRLVEPTSSPGIGRELKQVILHLTRLIGRPSYLRVFVVLPFMLYGITTWGNDMLTTLLGRQPDFLMMRAMLGENAADIGLYEAAARIVLMTEYIFLFGLGHTLIAVFSELAHTDEEAHDGTPSRPFPRLYRARRDIAGFQSVTTAPLIFFMLAFAPLGVEAIYGPKFAGAVPMVTFGLGALAVTVLGFGGGLHVTSLVTIGKERVVFFNRLGWGIANLVANYFLIRHWGGLGAMIGTQLANSGACVTESMLAQRWIGPSFQLGRTTRIVLIASAATAASYLLTGALASQAPILARFAIGAVLTAIFTLVLYYLFRVPEAQKVIGRLKALMATQ; from the coding sequence ATGAGCAGCCATCGGGTCACCCGCGGATTCGCGTGGAATCACCTGTATAAGATGGTCGAGTACGGCGGGATGAGCCTCTACTCCATTCTTGTCGTCCGCAAGTTCGGTCCCGAACTCGGAGGCAACTATGCCGTTTACTGTTCAATCTGCACCACGCTCGCGATCCTCGCCGCGTTTGCCGTCGATGGCGTGCTCTTGCGCTACTTACCGCGGATCGCGCGCGGCGAGTCACAATACGGCGAGAAGAAGATCGAGGGTGTCCGGCCGTTTCTGATAGAGATGCTGGCCTTCCGCCTCATGGTCACGCTCGTCATTTCCATTCTTGTCGCGGTCGCGCTTGGTGTCGTGCCGGAATATGTCCCATCGTTTGCGGCCTCTCTCGGAAACCTCCGCACGCTCTGGCCATACCTCATGATATTCCTATTCGGGCAGGTGGGCGTGGCGTTTTCCACCTTCACGCTGATTGGGCTGCTCGAAGTCAAATGGATCTTCTTCGCGAGCTTAGTCACGCGCGGGCTGATGCTTGCGGGCGGCGTCGTGATGGTCTTCACCAATCATCTGACACTCGAAGGCGCCGTTGCCCTCTTTGCGATCGCGCCGGTTTTGAATGCAGTATTGCTGCTGCCCTGGGTGCATCGACTGGTCGAGCCAACGAGCAGCCCCGGAATCGGGCGAGAACTCAAGCAGGTCATCTTACATCTGACGCGGCTCATCGGGCGGCCAAGCTATCTTCGCGTGTTCGTAGTGCTGCCGTTCATGCTCTATGGCATCACGACATGGGGCAACGACATGCTCACAACGCTTCTGGGTCGTCAACCCGACTTCCTCATGATGCGCGCCATGCTCGGAGAGAACGCGGCCGACATCGGGCTCTATGAGGCAGCAGCCCGCATTGTTCTCATGACGGAGTACATTTTTCTCTTCGGGCTCGGCCATACACTCATCGCCGTCTTCAGCGAACTGGCCCACACCGATGAGGAGGCACACGACGGAACTCCATCGCGCCCGTTTCCGCGGCTTTATCGCGCCCGGCGCGATATTGCGGGATTTCAGTCCGTCACGACTGCTCCGCTCATTTTCTTCATGCTGGCATTCGCTCCGCTGGGGGTGGAAGCGATTTACGGTCCGAAATTCGCGGGAGCCGTGCCGATGGTCACCTTTGGCCTCGGTGCCCTGGCCGTCACGGTCCTGGGCTTCGGCGGCGGCCTACACGTGACGTCATTAGTCACGATCGGCAAGGAGCGCGTTGTTTTTTTTAACCGTCTTGGGTGGGGCATTGCGAATCTTGTCGCGAATTATTTTCTGATCCGACACTGGGGAGGCTTGGGAGCGATGATCGGCACGCAACTCGCAAACTCCGGCGCGTGCGTTACTGAGAGTATGCTGGCCCAGCGCTGGATCGGTCCGAGTTTCCAACTTGGCCGGACGACGAGAATTGTGCTTATTGCATCGGCTGCCACTGCTGCAAGCTATTTGCTGACGGGCGCCTTGGCAAGTCAGGCTCCAATCTTGGCTCGATTTGCGATTGGAGCCGTGCTCACCGCCATATTCACACTTGTATTGTACTATCTATTCCGCGTTCCCGAAGCACAAAAGGTCATCGGAAGGCTTAAGGCGTTGATGGCTACTCAATGA